The Streptomyces cynarae genome contains a region encoding:
- a CDS encoding DUF2516 family protein has protein sequence MLMTAFGGLMWLLFTAMLVLAVVALAMAVLYREDAYRAADKQNKGFWLIILGIAVAVNLFVPMLFLQLAGLVATIVFFVDVRPALKQVSGGGWGRRRRGSSSDGPYGPYNGGR, from the coding sequence GTGCTGATGACGGCATTCGGCGGCCTGATGTGGCTGCTCTTCACCGCCATGCTGGTGCTCGCCGTGGTGGCGCTGGCCATGGCCGTGCTGTACCGGGAGGACGCGTACCGCGCCGCCGACAAGCAGAACAAGGGCTTCTGGCTGATCATCCTCGGCATCGCGGTCGCGGTGAACCTGTTCGTGCCGATGCTCTTCCTGCAGCTCGCCGGCCTCGTCGCCACGATCGTGTTCTTCGTGGACGTCCGCCCCGCCCTCAAGCAGGTCTCGGGCGGCGGCTGGGGCCGTCGCCGCCGGGGGAGCAGCAGCGACGGTCCGTACGGACCGTACAACGGCGGGCGTTAG
- a CDS encoding helix-turn-helix domain-containing protein, which translates to MASLNVGNLGEYLREQRRNAQLSLRQLADAAGVSNPYLSQIERGLRKPSAEVLQQVAKALRISAETLYVRAGILDAERDRDEVETRAVILADPTLTERQKQVLLQIYESFRKENGFEVTRAGAADEDGQAVHEARTREAQQSQEAHGMNDAQDTADAGPRTADGSDAGPRQAAG; encoded by the coding sequence ATGGCATCGCTGAACGTCGGCAACCTCGGTGAGTACCTGCGTGAGCAGCGCCGCAACGCGCAGCTGTCGCTCAGGCAGCTCGCCGACGCCGCCGGCGTGTCCAATCCGTACCTGAGCCAGATCGAGCGCGGGCTGCGCAAGCCGAGCGCGGAGGTGCTCCAGCAGGTCGCCAAGGCGCTGCGGATCTCCGCCGAGACGCTGTACGTGCGCGCCGGCATCCTCGACGCCGAGCGGGACCGGGACGAGGTGGAGACGCGTGCCGTCATCCTCGCCGATCCCACGCTGACCGAGCGGCAGAAGCAGGTGCTGCTGCAGATCTACGAGTCGTTCCGCAAGGAGAACGGCTTCGAGGTCACCCGGGCGGGCGCGGCCGACGAGGATGGTCAGGCGGTTCATGAGGCTCGGACTCGGGAGGCTCAGCAGTCTCAGGAGGCGCACGGCATGAACGACGCCCAGGACACCGCCGACGCCGGCCCCCGCACGGCCGACGGCAGCGATGCCGGTCCGCGGCAGGCAGCCGGCTGA
- a CDS encoding nitroreductase/quinone reductase family protein, translating into MPNPFNQQIIDEFRAHRGRVGGPFESARLLLLTTTGARTGTPHTTPLGYYPDGGERVLVIASAGGAPRHPDWFHNLVAQPQVTVETGVFTYEATAVVLDRAARDEAFARAVESNPGWAEYQAKTDRVIPVVALRENPRPGPPRIEASSPGEAIRAVHDVFRRELALIRKEFAASGGGPALGAQLRINCLTLCKGLGNHHAGEDVTLFPSLEGRHPELAPAFDRLRREHERIAALLDDLRRVVSAPDVDRAGALPEVERLTDELEAHLTYEEAQLAAVLR; encoded by the coding sequence ATGCCCAACCCCTTCAACCAGCAGATCATCGACGAGTTCCGCGCCCACCGGGGCCGCGTGGGCGGCCCCTTCGAGAGCGCCCGGTTACTGCTCCTCACCACCACCGGCGCCCGCACCGGCACCCCGCACACCACCCCCCTCGGCTACTACCCCGACGGCGGCGAGCGCGTCCTCGTGATCGCCTCGGCCGGGGGCGCGCCGCGGCACCCCGACTGGTTCCACAACCTCGTGGCGCAACCCCAGGTCACCGTGGAGACGGGCGTGTTCACCTACGAGGCGACCGCGGTCGTCCTGGACCGCGCCGCGCGCGACGAGGCGTTCGCCCGCGCCGTCGAGTCGAACCCCGGCTGGGCCGAGTACCAGGCGAAGACGGACCGTGTCATCCCGGTCGTCGCCCTCCGGGAGAATCCGAGGCCGGGCCCGCCGCGCATCGAGGCATCCTCTCCGGGTGAGGCCATCAGGGCGGTCCATGACGTCTTCCGCCGCGAGCTGGCCCTGATCAGGAAGGAGTTCGCGGCCTCGGGAGGCGGCCCCGCCCTGGGCGCCCAGCTCCGGATCAACTGCCTGACCCTCTGCAAGGGGCTGGGCAACCACCACGCCGGCGAGGACGTCACCCTGTTCCCGTCCCTCGAAGGCCGCCACCCCGAGCTGGCACCGGCCTTCGACCGGCTGCGCCGCGAACACGAGCGGATCGCCGCCCTCCTGGACGACCTGCGCCGGGTCGTGTCGGCACCCGACGTGGACCGGGCCGGTGCCCTGCCCGAGGTGGAACGCCTCACCGACGAGCTGGAGGCGCATCTGACGTACGAGGAGGCACAGTTGGCAGCCGTACTGCGCTGA